The following is a genomic window from Labeo rohita strain BAU-BD-2019 chromosome 15, IGBB_LRoh.1.0, whole genome shotgun sequence.
AGTGAATTTGTTTGAAACTCTCTTTCCAAGTCTTGTCTTGTGGTCTTTTCAAGCTGCTCTCAGTGTCTGGCAGCTGTTAGAGCCTCCTGAAGACTGGTGATTTCCTTCTGTTGCGCCGTTCTGTCAGGTTCCTTGCGTCTGTCCTGTTCCTTCTCCTGCTGAGCAGGTGTCGGTTCACTTTGGAACTCTGTGACTTGCAGTTCATTTACCTCCTGTCTGAGGCCCTTGAGGCTGTGGGCCAAGGAGAAAATTATGCAGGTCAGCTCCTGGTTGTCCAGGCTGGGTGTGAGGTGTCCCCTGGTGTCGCAGTCTCGCTGTTCCTTTCTCTGCCATTGCAGGTTGTTGGCTGCTTTAGGCTGAAGGATGTCCATCACAGTGCTCTGCAGGGTCTCCAGGTGTTCCTGGTGGGTGGCAGGGCTGGATGTCTGAGGCATGCTGGTCCCCTTGTGGGAACACGAGAGAGAAATGCAGACAGCAAATGCAAGTACGTACAGAGGTGTTAGCTATCTGTATAGGAAACGGCTCTGTAAGCCGTGTAAGGTGTGAATAGCTGGTTAGGGCAGCTTGATGTAAGCAGGGGGTCAGCTAATGACCAGGCTTTACCTGTAGTCAAATTATTACTCAAAACACTGATGGTTCACAGGTTTGGTCACTATGAAGGtaccaaataaacaaaactgaaataaaatcagaaagagACAGAGGGAGAAGGAAGGGCTTTCCTTATTTAGTTTAAGATAGTAGATATGACTACGCAGTTGTCCCTTGTTTAAAGGCATGCTGCAGTAGGGTCATAAATCTAGGGAGACCGTTAGCTAAGCTAGCAGGGACGCATCAAACATCTCAAGATAAATAAGCAGAAACACTAGGAAGTGTTTCTAGTCTTCTCAGGGCCTATGGCTTGGTGAACGGTACTTGTACCTCATGTAGCAGGCCTGACTGCTAAGGAGTAAGGAGAGACAGGAATTAGTCTACTAATGACCTGTACGGTTCATTAAGGGGACATCAGTTGCTAGAACtgctataatatatataaaaagcatCAGTATCAGCTCTTCTCTGTCAGCATGGTGGGAGTTTCTAAAAATGACTGAGTCTTCACTAATCCCATGCAAACGTACTCCCATCTGGAATAACCCTgacatattaataaacaataatatgatAAACTTCACAGATTGGAGTTGTAAAGGTATTAAATACCTGGAACATATATTCGAAGGGACGGACTTTATTTCCTTTGACATATTAGTTAAACAATATGGGATTAACAAGAACAGATTTTTAGAATATCAACAAATTAAATCTAtagtaaaaagaaaatttaagtgTAATCATATCAAATTACAAATACCACCAAGTGTGGCAGAATTTCTTAATCTCAAAACCCCTAAATTACTCTCTAAAATATACAGGACACTTTCCAAAATAGATGAATCAATATCGCTCCCTATTACAAAATGGGAGGCAGATCTATCAGTCAGCTGGGACCATAATTTCTGGTCTCAGATATGTTTAAAAACCTTTGAACTGATTAGAAATCCCAGTTTACaattaatacaatacaaaatccTGCATAGAGTGCACTACACAGGTCATCGGATGTTCAGGATGGGTTTTACAGCTTCTAACAACTGCTCACACTGTCAAGGCAATACACCTGACAATTATATCCACGCTTTATGGTTCTGTCCACCTGTTCAGAGGTTCTGGTACAGGATTTGTGAAGACTTATCAAAGTGTCTTAAATGTTCCATTCCAGCCTCTCCGTCAGTCTGCTTGTTGGGCGACCTAGATGGTGTCACTACAGAAGGTAACTCAATCCACATGGCTTACACCGctttatgcattgctaagaagactgtcctcatgaactggaaaaataaaaataatcttaatatcAACCAATATAGAGATCGTTTGTTGGACTATATTAGTCTTGAAACAGCTTCTGCTGCCACATTAGATCAATCTCTCTGGGCTCCTTTGATCAGCTCCATCACCTAGTGTGAGTGGGGGTCACGGTTCTGTCCGGCTTTGGTCTTTGTTGTTGGCGTGGGGGGGGGCCATATGGGCTGGGGGCATCTGGGAGTTCCCTAGGGGTGGGTTTCTTGGGGGGTTCGGCGCTGGGGCTGCGGTCCTGGCCTGGATGGGGTGTTGGTGGCTCTTGGGTGTTGTTTTTCTGGCGGCTGCATGCGGCGCTGCTGGGGAGGCCTGTGCCGGCGGACGTAGGTTGCCGGCCTGGCGGCCGTACTGCTCCGGAGTAGGTCCGGGGGGGCTTGGGGTTCTGGGGCCGCTCTGCCACCGGGCTGGGGTTCCGGCTGGGCCTGGGGGCTTGGGTCCTGGGTGGTGTGCCGCCGGGAGCGTGGGTTGGTGCATGCGCTTGGGCTCGGCCCTGGTGTGGGGGCCTTTGACGCGTCGGTGGATCCGGTGGCCTCTTTAGCTGGTAGGGACGTCATTACCATCTGTCAGTATCCACTCTGCGGGGGGGGACCAATATAGGCGGAGGACGGGCTTAACCTGGGTGTCTATTGCCTTCTGTAGTCTGGGAGTTGTCTGAATGATGGGGTGGGGGTAGTTTTTTCCTCTGCTGTGGGGTCTGGTGGGCCGCCCCGAGCTGCCGTGGGCCCTGGTCTGGATGGGCCTGGGCCCCCTGCCCTGGGCAGATTTGGGGCAACGCGGGTGCCTATGGGGGTCAGCGGGGGAGCTGGCTCCAAAGGGGGGGTACTTTGCCCCCTCCAATGATTTCCTCCCCATCCCTAATGCTTCCCTTCTCCCGCTCCATCACACCAACATACAGGTAGGGTTTTGGGGTGCGGGTGTGTCGCTGGGATGCAGGGGAGGTGGTACTCCTCTGTCTCCTCGTGGCCACCTGCATCCCAATCATACATCACAACTTAGACACTCTCATTACTTACTGTCACATGACACATACATATAGGGCCTTGGGGGTGGGCACACTGAATGGCATCCAGGGGGCGGTCTGTTCATTCAGCCTTCTCTCTGGTGCCGGTGCCCACTTCTCAATTTTAAGTTACACATAGACATTGAGGGCTCTTGGGGAGGGGCCGATTTGACGCAAGCTGGCGGAGGGTGGTTAGTGTCTTGCCCCTCCcctgttttaaagcactttagAACAACACACACCAACACTACATTTGAGCGGGTGAGGTGAGGCATGGggtcttccttttttttttttttttttcacaccccTGTTCTCTGTTCTCTGTCCAGGGCTGGGGGCTGTGAGGACGAGTTGGCCATCCGGTCGGGGTCTGGGCTGGTGGTCTTCTCTGCTGCTGCGGGGAACCGGGGTGGTCTTCCTGTCTCCACGCCAGAGTGAAGGGGTTCAGCTCCGGGAGCTGGCGCTGATTGCCCCTCTGGGGGTAGTGGTGCCTGGATCCAGGAGTATAGAGTACAAATGGGGAGTGTGATTGTGGGTACCGTGTCCATTTTTGTGTGTCTACATGTGGGGCGAGTGCGTGAATATTTGTTGTGTGCATGAGGGTGGGAACGTATGCTTGAGTATATGTGTGCCTGTTTGTCTATGTCCATGTGGCAGGTTAGGCCTTAAACTCCATCTCACTCATCATCTCAGGCCCCCCCACCCCACCACCACGCCCTGCCGGTGGAGGACTCGCTCCGGGGCGGGATGCTCGGGTGAGCGCTGGCCCACTCTCGGCGGTCGCTTGGCGGGGCCTGGCCCTCCTGGCTTTGCTGGGCCCTGGCTAGGGGGTGGGGGGCCTTGGATCGCCGGGCCCAGGGGCCGGTCTGCTCTGGTGTGGCCGGCTGCCGGCGGAGCCTGCGGGCTTGCCGCCGCGGCCCCCTGGGACGTCTGCATGGTGGCTGCCGGATGATCCCCCTCCGGGCTCTCCTCTGCCCTTTTCTGGGTGGGGGCCGCGGTTTTCTCTGCGGTGGTTCTCCTGGGACTCTCGTGCCAGGGGGGGCCTCCGGATGTTCGGGGCCCGGGTCTCCCCCATGTCTGCTTCATACCTTGCGGGGCGGGGCTGCGGTTCCCCACACAcactattaaacatttacatagaAGAACCTTATGAACACAAacgcgctcacacacacaggtgtgcaCACAGGTGTACACACAAGCATTCACATTGGTGTAAAAACAGgtgctcacagacacacactgtcTTGATCTGCTGTCgcttcaaaacacattttgtaatattagttatgtgtgctgcacaataacatttaacatttagtaTACACTGTGATTCATATAGATGTTGGTTGTTGCTGCAGTTTCTCTGCTGTTGTGTCTtctgttgttttctctttttgtcaGCAGGTATGGAAGcagattatctttttttttttttttttttttttttttttttttctctctctctcctcctccttctctttttctttccttctctctctctctccccctctcttTCTGTTGACTTTCtccccaatttttattttttttttttttttttttctcctgttttCTCTGTCCCCCGGTCTTGTCTGTCATAGTATGGTTAAATGAAAaggtatataaaattaaattaattaattaattacataaaaaaaaaaaaggctgtgaaTGATGATAACATagctacacatacacactgtcaTGTGTTATCTGTGTTACTGACAGGCCGGAAAAGAACTGCTATAATCCTATACCGAGAGGGAAGATAGTGATGGTcagataaactaaaataaggaaagaaaaatgaaaatatcctAATAGCTTTAGGAAACAAAAGGAAAAGTAAATaacttgatttaattaaattggtGACTTAATTAAAATCAGTTTAGCTGAACTGGTACATTCAGGCTAaacaaaggttaaaaaaatgaaataaaatcaaagagAGGtagaacaaagtcaaaataaaatgaacacatgaacacacCCAAGTATGTGAGGAGGGCCAACCTAACTGAGTCTAAACAGGTGATAGCACAAACAGGAGGTGAAACCAAGAgaaagggggagagagagagaggagtgGCTTGAACATTACACTTTACACTCACACATGTCTAAACGTTAGTTGGATGCTAACAGCTAACAGTTGAGGTAAAGGGCTTAACTTATATGCCTGTACGGCTGCTAAAGAGTTAGCTTTGGCTACACTCAGTTCTACTCAGTTTACACAAGGGTCTGTGATGTGTATGCTGTTATCAGATAAAACCGGAAGAGGCTGCTCTCAACTTCCAGGGTCAGACATTGCTAAGAGACCGATGCATGTTCACAACGACGAACAAGCTGAGCAGAACTTGCGCTGCTGTGAAACAGGCATGGGAAACTTACACGCAGTCAGTTATGACTTTTCGCATACAACTTCATTCACAAATCAAAACAGTACATTCACTTCACAGACAATGGCAAATTCTTAGTTAGCTACGCTAGAATTACACCATTAATTCGCTATTCATTTGCATAATCTTCATGATTACAATGATATGCAATAGTTACAAGAAGGCCTTAATTCAGAGAAATGAGGAACATCGCTCAAATCACCATTAGAATAACTATACTGTAGCAAGATTTCTTCGTCGCtcagttttaatattaatgcaaGTGGGATTTCTTCGCCATGCAGATTATTTAATGCCGCTAATCTGAAATTTCCTTGTCAGACAAGACTCATGCATTTAAAGCTAAAAGTGGGGATTTCTTTACCCaaatttagattaatttattcatttatgtggGATGCTAATCTGAGATTTCTTCGTCAGAGAAGACTTGCACATTTAAAGCTAAAAGTGGGGATTTCTTCGCCCAAATTTAGATGAATTTATTCTGGTACCATTTATACGGGCTGCTAATCTGAGATTTCTTCGTCAGAGAAGGCTTACGCTCTACTAACAACAGAAATTAGGATTTCTTCGCTAATATCAGGTTAGTTTCTTATCGTACGATTTAAAGATGTGTTATAGCATTGAACAAGTTTCTACTGCTCGTGGTAGGGCACATTCAAGCTATAGTCTATCTGACTTTATCAGAAGCTGCATGTGTAAGACGTTAATAAAATTTTTGAGACAAACACACAAGTTTGATATTGAATCTGCTtgcaaataatgtttaaacGACTGTCGTGTTCTCCACCATTAATATgtcgcgatttagctcaaagggaaatgtatagaaataattacaattaattatgattaattacaattatttatatcagctgccagtagtaactgtagcagaattaattttccatcaactaatctgttcgctccggcgaacattcagtataatttttatatcaactctaagaaatgataatttcttggccacagaaaataattttcttaaagtatcattgcattagagcatgtagctcgaatcggaatcgtaaagggacattaatttgcaaggcagaatcagaatcaacactcatgtaatttgtgcacaagagttttattaacgaaggactaacacataactaatctaaacaaacaaacataaaatcactcatacatgggggaagagCATCATCCGTGTAACCAAGCAACCAACCAAAGCATCATCCAGCCTCGCCAACTGTCCAATCACCACAGAAGGCTTCCCAAAGACGTCATCCAAAGAACCAGGCAACCAATCAGAAGTGTAACaagttacacttttttttactttttttgttaaaaaaaaacgagataatttactgtgaaatctgttttctctccgGTACATCACAAGCGTAAGCTTTATGGTGAAAACTTCTACATCACTTTTGTCAACGTCAGTGTAGGgtaaaagttacttttaaaagtaatgcattattgagttactccctaaaaagtaacttattacattacttagttactttttatggaaagtaatgcattactttacttttgtgctaatttttaaatctgggcagggcttgcttgtttgtttttaatataaaaagttctatttttgcaaatgtaaaagcctttccACACCAAAAGTcaattcatgtctgtacagtagactgcataagaaaaaaaagtcaactcttcagcaattaaaaaaaaaggaaaacacatgttagattatcttgaataaattttgcttattagtatggttgaattggatcatcgaaggtcggcagcaaagacattggttaataaaatgggattaaatgcataaaggatatttgtaatatttaacatatttaattattgcaggtttgcgtcatattctgagttgaatttcactgtttttatttattttgaggaataatgtttttttgtgagtgagattaattaatgcatgttcacatttattctaaaattaaCATCTTAGTCACGATTTCtttcaacatggggacaggagagcttttaatctaTAAATGGGGGGAAAGTAACTGATGttgcttatttgaaaaaagtaactcaaatattttcttactagttacttggaaaaagtaataatattacgtaaattgcgttacttgtaatgcgttacccccaacactggtcaacGTAGTCCatagttacaataaaaatgtatcttgatttcaTCTTGTGGTTATTAGGGAAAAACAGTAGGGGGTCGTTTTCCCCCACTCTACCCTAacagaaaatcctgctattttaacatagtgtaaaaagaatctatagctatttatatatatatatatatatatatagctatcTATAGCTATagcttagtgtaaatagcatctatcgcAAAGAAAATGTGCATCTAATTGCTATTTCCACTTAGTGTAAACAGCTTCTATTGCTATTTccacttagtgtaaataaccTCTATCATTATTTACACTCAGTGCAAATAGCCACTGCcttaataaatatactaatcATTTATTATACAACAGTTAGTTTCAGTCTTCAAAATTATTATAAGGGTGCTCTTTCTGCTCTTTACATCATCACCAGTAAGTGACAGGTGACTTTATGGGTGATTCTGCATAAGGGCAGATGATTTGCACTTGAAGATCCTGTAATGTGCTTACATTTCTgattataaatagtaaattcTGTGTGAGTTGCACTTCATACATTGTTACCCTTCTGACAGTAGACAATGTACCTTTTTCCTGCAAAATTTTGCTATTGTGAAAGCACTTTAAGTTACTACTCTGAGCGACAGCATTCTTGTAATGTGCTTAATTATATGTAATTGAACCAGCTGGgtatttattatacattcaTTAGCATCAGAAAATATGTCTCACATGATCTCACAGAAATCTCTTTCACATGTCAAGGCTAGTAATAGCAATGTGTTCAGTGAAATCGTTGCGTATACTGACTGTAACAATATCAAACAGTCTATTTGCTTTA
Proteins encoded in this region:
- the LOC127177513 gene encoding basic proline-rich protein-like gives rise to the protein MKQTWGRPGPRTSGGPPWHESPRRTTAEKTAAPTQKRAEESPEGDHPAATMQTSQGAAAASPQAPPAAGHTRADRPLGPAIQGPPPPSQGPAKPGGPGPAKRPPRVGQRSPEHPAPERVLHRQGVVAPLPPEGQSAPAPGAEPLHSGVETGRPPRFPAAAEKTTSPDPDRMANSSSQPPALDREQRTGVATRRQRSTTSPASQRHTRTPKPYLYVGVMEREKGSIRDGEEIIGGGKLKRPPDPPTRQRPPHQGRAQAHAPTHAPGGTPPRTQAPRPSRNPSPVAERPQNPKPPRTYSGAVRPPGRQPTSAGTGLPSSAACSRQKNNTQEPPTPHPGQDRSPSAEPPKKPTPRELPDAPSPYGPPPRQQQRPKPDRTVTPTHTR